In a single window of the Dreissena polymorpha isolate Duluth1 chromosome 3, UMN_Dpol_1.0, whole genome shotgun sequence genome:
- the LOC127871780 gene encoding uncharacterized protein LOC127871780 isoform X1 — MSTEDRDERVSKLAIKMSALRAPPSKHFDLETVTGRVKDQYNRLGKRKTSYYINHQMWEKRPTIYQADIDKSYLSKIAKFRKELCERNLELICGASDIRPSRFYMPPPEMTITTMFEFNRQRMIEFLNPDRDLMADIVDDIPVFRFKLGGILVPKSKKCIVTCRPFPFRYGLETLPDGRTLKVKLTKSELRNVTPTAVFEEGCIPLAVTHVHSLLTPEQKEAQLRKEWRHYARYMFSLALGEADQKHNLAFSWFTRFRPFSVDHEKDLVVKDKHSQYVVRLCKYLKERRQQTTREALLNKLQQVEEELQHSKMERKIESIKTEVVQLEAETKSDNTKAAALLRADTHKRETIGNEFEKIDILTALKKENKNEEAKVNSTKIAKSKKSTFVPRPLPPIPIPTEELKTNSIQPNKAQTTGVVSRPLPKLRNETAELDRTSNPEAAKMEADASSTDTTILLRKKPTLIEVKPFANGAPTVERELKAEKVGRTLFINVEPKPEHVLYQKKAIDAIAKDKCDKIHNKAFTADLLAMTEDIRVFRGHLLEAFENAKDDFLQMENFEILYKGMYQRMLNVVQRQITAFTRARRLVNRYCNNYDLWITNHIDGCSAYGLYTVVSSLKSQLQNEESRQHPSDDGELLRQLLRNIIVSIELLHGTLEIVETACKIKKALVNEETETKKQFEKLFVVNEEAHIVLDECMGLKTRTNVELFMDIFRCDDNTRELMNKKLNNRKAAKEMRYRDDETRQRRFKEWMNLLHTPVCDQSTGATVINKPKEKCMTVPLSSKREVIGDEKNEMCYSTSSPNEDDDEKNEMFYSTSSPNEDDDIDLEKDECLLSDLDEKPKCVYTTQIPGPISSWRHIGPNVKYMKPRSEVNGPHSLERRSTRVPLIKKGSSEYWGTAQESAHAINTVMNKDWGQAKESSTLLYKAKSTYENISTQREGTKQINAATDKFNPNDPEYKRLLDSLIMLHRLQKQELQSMKRMHKKHMHEYKREENAYELEQKMLKKKNSKRRQAITKMKNLLKDLLKQAKTKMKNRITNKMEKLIKGCNILKSKLKSIDVLKKKKNEKANTISNTKLSEEHKSSNEKSNKDSKNKFVQRMKNKGSPALQRIYQKNALRREKKQAAKSANVTITKLLNRLKRKKDPSSQSGLDACQSGFNACQRGLNSTNKSGKNLITETPKDRFNLKDPQYKRLLNFLTIIHRCQKQELLSMKRAHKKEMKEYTRDEKKFMKEYSKHVKEIAKNKEAIQKNRLEEKEVKKMFKEVGTILERRPKKITANMKRNRKATEKRRNKVNKIFKKRISDKGKSKKDSQNECIQQMKNESSPTLQEHQKSEENKELRQSKIAKATITKLLNRLRMKKDTCQSGLNACPNDLISTNISDKHCLIKETTKDVFNPNDPRYRRLLNFLTIIQRSEKQELQLMQWMHKKHIKEYKREEKEFKRDQETKHGLNSRVKSSKHSSTTDATTDVFNPNDPEYKRLLNFFTTKHHVQKQELQFMKWIHKQHMKEYKWEEKMFKKEQKTSGSESTGKSCNHLLTTNAATDVFNPNDPKYIRLLNFLTVIHLSQKKELQALQRMHKNDMKEYKREESAFKREQKTKSGFKSTGKSDNKLLTTMTTVKDGAVECVTNYTSSKRACGIGEALGNMKHQVYRKVDAWLELQEKIEKSLRERNVLTDQLLKRIEGHSNQSSLTQYSSTIHFVSERKRMMKQMSGLRVRTQFKTLHMREYRYLFNRRYMPHEQTSKLAGFERKMLSKEKQLLLKDDEIDIAFEQVIMQTSRRVCLLKQRIERCMENEEKDRKFCLKTKHVDLNRIVKQYDKNLIKFHHMYLSIERRLRAKVANVKYELENNLIRSTILYKQIETVCPTFFEKSKYTDLQYLKECYTNKKEEIFNAFDKYVESVLSSMYEAISNKYHNDIAALKRMDLLNRKCMTEISQIRLTFLPNIYGILKRMSQQVEDVQDLVDDYILDNIDKPFLSEKQNAHEGKKHAFNALRKWRDSYRKAVLKEFENMEKSVRNQLLNHYERYFDEDNKDITSMWLKLLTWFRMRYSTKVGSNRVLFLKMIEATQGLASHPESRAAFTETTSHPDNVFKWMRMNFPQLNTRKCRRTTQVCLNENDIVVEDLEDGYCSTSNNCRPELQNPMASDFSYIYNSLSAICLKPKREQYDAWIQYYLKNTKPKPNESIMLSNDSRSCTTPPEKIDSADNETKTDNTETQKPKQKKVEKMKKSKTTDIKTAKKTDITTDKTNEKKLKKTKQFSQKENTAKKSFGKKLKHMLRKSMPFRKAVSLNGSESKVSDRANNVLQKDDEALLQNNDLVQTEIKAPSTTEVTIHQEIDVNEFKGPEKKMKWWKRVFRKTIARSKTSSGRNGIDEAVDALEPRTDYDWTKDPGWQNVQPGTSSGFVAAEPPTPEELAFNGRVWSDTDSDSDYEDHTSDAERKANYVDSLLAQLDNNHRSGAVGVEKNTAENRAITDAIYAALDDIWDDGDGGL, encoded by the exons ATGTCTACTGAAGACAGAGACGAGCGCGTTTCCAAATTGGCTATAAAAATGTCAGCCTTGCGCGCACCGCCTTCCAAACATTTCGACCTGGAGACGGTCACAGGTCGCGTAAAAGACCAATACAACCGTTTGGGCAAACGAAAAACTTCGTATTACATCAATCACCAAATGTGGGAAAAGCGGCCAACAATTTATCAAGCAGATATAGACAAATCTTACTTGTCTAAGATTGCAAAATTCCGCAAAGAGCTGTGTGAGCGGAATCTGGAACTGATCTGTGGTGCCTCGGATATCCGGCCCTCGAGGTTTTACATGCCTCCTCCGGAGATGACAATTACCAcg ATGTTTGAGTTCAACCGTCAGAGGATGATTGAGTTTTTGAACCCTGACAGAGATCTCATGGCAGACATCGTCGATGATATTCCGGTGTTCCGATTCAAGCTCG GTGGTATATTAGTTCCCAAAAGTAAGAAGTGTATCGTGACATGCCGTCCATTTCCATTTCGATACGGACTCGAAACCCTTCCCGACGGCAGAACGCTTAAAGTGAAGCTCACAAAGTCCGAACTCAGAAACGTGACCCCAACAGCCGTATTCGAGGAAGGGTGTATCCCTCTTGCGGTGACACACGTGCATAGCTTGCTAACACCTGAACAGAAGGAGGCACAACTGAGAAAAGAATGGCGTCATTATGCGCGATACATGTTTTCTCTCGCTCTTGGAGAAGCGGATCAGAAACACAATCTTGCTTTCAGTTGGTTCACGAGATTTCGTCCATTTTCGGTGGACCATGAGAAAGACCTTGTTGTCAAAGATAAACATAGTCAGTATGTGGTACGTCTTTGTAAATATCTTAAAGAGAGACGACAGCAAACAACACGTGAGGCTTTGCTCAATAAGCTACAACAAGTTGAAGAAGAGCTTCAGCACAGCAAGATGGAAAGAAAAATAGAGAGTATTAAGACAGAAGTTGTGCAGCTGGAAGCGGAAACGAAATCAGATAACACAAAAGCTGCTGCGCTTCTAAGAGCAGACACACATAAACGGGAAACGATCGGAAATGAGTTTGAGAAAATAGACATTCTCACAGCtctaaagaaagaaaacaagaacGAAGAGGCAAAGGTAAATTCAACGAAAATCGCTAAAAGTAAGAAAAGTACCTTTGTACCAAGACCTCTGCCACCGATACCAATACCGACTGAAGAGCTGAAAACAAACTCCATCCAACCAAATAAAGCTCAGACAACCGGTGTTGTTTCTCGACCTCTTCCAAAGTTGCGAAATGAGACAGCAGAGCTTGACAGAACTTCAAACCCGGAAGCAGCAAAAATGGAAGCAGACGCCTCATCAACCGACACAACGATTCTGTTGCGCAAAAAGCCAACTCTGATTGAAGTGAAACCATTCGCGAATGGGGCCCCAACTGTCGAAAGAGAATTAAAGGCTGAAAAGGTTGGCCGAACACTTTTTATCAATGTTGAGCCCAAACCCGAACATGTTCTTTATCAGAAGAAAGCCATCGATGCGATTGCAAAAGACAAGTGTGACAAAATCCACAATAAAGCATTCACTGCAGATCTCTTGGCAATGACAGAAGATATTCGAGTGTTTCGGGGTCATTTGCTAGAGGCGTTTGAGAACGCCAAAGACGATTTTCTTCAGATGGAAAACTTTGAGATTCTATATAAAGGAATGTATCAACGAATGTTGAATGTTGTTCAGAGACAAATCACCGCCTTCACGCGAGCTAGGCGCCTTGTGAACAGATATTGCAACAATTATGATTTGTGGATTACAAACCATATCGATGGCTGCTCGGCCTATGGGTTATACACAGTAGTTTCATCATTGAAGAGTCAACTGCAAAACGAAGAGTCGAGACAACATCCTAGCGATGATGGTGAACTTTTGAGACAATTATTAAGGAACATAATAGTCTCAATTGAATTGTTACATGGCACACTAGAGATCGTTGAAACTGCGTGCAAAATTAAAAAGGCATTGGTTAATGAAGAAACTGAAACTAAAAAGCAGTTTGAAAAACTATTCGTTGTAAATGAGGAAGCCCACATTGTTTTGGACGAATGTATGGGGTTAAAAACAAGAACTAACGTTGAGTTGTTTATGGATATTTTCCGATGCGATGATAACACTCGAGAGCTCATGAACAAGAAACTAAATAACCGAAAGGCTGCTAAAGAAATGAGATACAGAGATGATGAAACCAGACAGAGAAGATTCAAAGAATGGATGAATCTGTTGCATACGCCTGTTTGCGATCAATCGACGGGAGCTACTGTCATAAACAAGCCGAAGGAAAAGTGCATGACCGTTCCTTTGTCATCGAAACGAGAAGTGATTGGTGACgaaaaaaatgaaatgtgctATAGCACCTCATCTCCAAATGAAGACGATGacgaaaaaaatgaaatgttctATAGCACCTCATCTCCAAATGAAGACGATGACATTGATTTGGAAAAAGATGAATGCCTTTTATCAGATTTGGACGAGAAACCTAAGTGTGTATACACAACGCAAATACCCGGACCCATTTCGAGTTGGCGTCATATTGGACCAAACGTTAAATACATGAAACCACGTTCTGAAGTAAACGGGCCACACTCGCTTGAAAGGAGATCAACCCGTGTTCCATTGATAAAGAAAGGAAGCAGTGAATATTGGGGAACAGCTCAAGAGAGTGCCCACGCAATTAACACTGTTATGAACAAAGACTGGGGACAAGCGAAAGAGAGCTCTACCCTACTATACAAGGCAAAATCCACATATGAGAATATAAGTACTCAAAGAGAAGGAACTAAACAAATAAACGCCGCCACAGATAAGTTCAATCCAAACGACCCAGAGTACAAAAGATTATTAGACTCCTTAATAATGTTACATCGTTTACAGAAACAAGAATTGCAGTCAATGAAACGAATGCATAAAAAGCATATGCATGAGTATAAAAGGGAAGAGAACGCCTATGAATTggaacagaaaatgttaaaaaagaaaaattcaaaACGAAGACAGGCTATTACCAAAATGAAAAACCTGTTGAAGGACCTTTTAAAACAAGCGAAAACCAAGATGAAAAACAGGATAACAAACAAGATGGAAAAGCTTATCAAAGGTTGCAACATACTTAAAAGTAAGCTAAAGTCCATTGATGttcttaaaaagaaaaagaacgaAAAGGCAAATACGATATCCAACACCAAACTGTCTGAAGAGCATAAATCAAGCAATGAAAAATCAAATAAAGattctaaaaataaatttgtcCAACGAATGAAGAACAAAGGAAGCCCGGCTCTTCAAAGAATATATCAAAAGAATGCTTTAAGAAGAGAGAAAAAACAAGCGGCGAAAAGCGCAAATGTAACGATAACAAAACTCCTTAATcgattgaaaagaaaaaaagatcCATCTTCCCAGAGTGGATTAGACGCATGCCAAAGTGGCTTCAATGCATGCCAGAGAGGCCTTAACAGTACAAATAAATCTGGCAAGAATTTGATTACAGAAACACCGAAAGACAGGTTTAATCTTAAGGACCCTCAATACAAAAGATTATTAAATTTCTTAACAATAATACATCGATGCCAAAAACAAGAATTGCTGTCAATGAAACGGGCACATAAAAAAGAGATGAAAGAGTACACAAGGGATGAGAAAAAATTTATGAAGGAATATTCTAAACATGTAAAggaaattgcaaaaaataaagaGGCTATTCAAAAGAATCGTTTAGAAGAGAAGGAagtaaagaaaatgtttaaagaagTCGGAACCATACTTGAACGTAGGCCCAAGAAAATCACTGCTAATATGAAAAGGAACAGGAAGGCAACTGAAAAACGAAGaaacaaagtaaacaaaatattcaaaaaacgGATATCAGACAAGGGAAAATCAAAGAAGGATTCTCAAAATGAATGCATACAACAAATGAAGAACGAAAGTAGCCCGACTCTCCAAGAACATCAAAAGAGTGAGGAAAACAAAGAGCTGAGGCAATCGAAAATCGCAAAAGCAACAATAACGAAACTTCTTAATCGATTGAGAATGAAGAAAGACACGTGCCAGAGTGGCTTAAATGCATGCCCAAATGACTTGATAAGTACAAATATATCGGACAAGCATTGTTTAATAAAAGAAACCACGAAAGACGTGTTTAATCCAAATGACCCAAGATACAGAAGGTTATTAAATTTCTTAACAATAATACAACGTTCCGAGAAACAAGAATTGCAGTTAATGCAATGGATGCACAAAAAGCATATCAAAGAGTATAAGAGGGAAGAGAAAGAGTTTAAAAGGGATCAGGAAACCAAACATGGCTTAAATAGTAGAGTTAAATCGAGCAAGCATTCTTCAACAACAGACGCCACCACAGACGTGTTTAATCCAAACGACCCAGAGTACAAAAGATTATTAAAtttctttacaacaaaacatcATGTACAGAAACAAGAGTTGCAGTTCATGAAATGGATACACAAGCAGCATATGAAAGAGTATAAATGGGAagagaaaatgtttaaaaaggAACAGAAAACAAGTGGCTCAGAAAGTACAGGTAAATCGTGCAATCATCTTTTAACAACAAACGCTGCCACAGACGTGTTTAATCCGAACGATCCAAAGTACATAAGATTATTAAATTTCCTAACAGTAATACATCTTTCCCAGAAAAAAGAATTGCAGGCATTGCAGCGGATGCATAAAAACGATATGAAAGAGTATAAAAGGGAAGAGAGTGCGTTCAAACGGGAACAGAAAACAAAAAGTGGCTTTAAAAGTACAGGTAAATCGGACAATAAACTGTTAACTACCATGACAACAGTTAAAGATGGAGCTGTTGAATGCGTTACGAATTATACAAGTTCCAAACGTGCATGTGGAATTGGGGAAGCGTTGGGAAATATGAAACATCAAGTATATCGGAAAGTAGACGCATGGCTTGAACTGCAAGAAAAGATCGAAAAATCGCTGCGCGAACGGAACGTTTTAACTGATCAGTTGTTAAAACGCATTGAAGGACATTCAAACCAATCATCATTGACACAGTATTCATCAACGATACATTTTGTATCGGAAAGAAAAAGGATGATGAAACAAATGTCGGGTTTGCGCGTAAGGACACAATTCAAGACTTTGCATATGCGCGAATATCGTTATCTTTTTAACAGAAGGTATATGCCGCATGAACAAACCAGCAAACTTGCTGGCTTTGAGCGGAAAATGCTTAGCAAAGAAAAACAATTACTTCTTAAAGATGATGAAATTGATATTGCATTTGAGCAAGTCATAATGCAAACGTCTAGACGGGTCTGCTTACTGAAACAGAGGATAGAACGGTGCATGGAAAACGAAGAAAAGGATCGAaagttttgtttgaaaacaaaacacgtGGATTTGAACAGAATTGTGAAACAATATGACAAGAATTTGATAAAGTTTCATCACATGTACCTCTCTATTGAACGTCGATTAAGAGCCAAAGTAGCAAATGTCAAATATGAActtgaaaacaatttaattagAAGTACAATACTGTACAAACAGATTGAAACAGTGTGTCCAACATTTTTCGAGAAATCCAAGTACACAGATctacaatatttaaaagaatgCTATACGAACAAGAAAGAGGAAATATTTAATGCGTTTGATAAATATGTAGAAAGCGTGTTATCAAGTATGTATGAAGCGATTTCTAATAAATATCACAACGATATTGCAGCTTTAAAGCGAATGGATCTGCTAAATAGAAAATGTATGACGGAAATTTCTCAAATCCGCTTGACTTTCTTGCCCAACATTTATGGCATTTTGAAACGTATGTCACAACAAGTTGAGGATGTTCAGGATTTGGTTGACGATTACATTTTGGATAACATCGACAAACCTTTTTTATCGGAGAAACAGAATGCGCACGAGGGAAAGAAACATGCCTTCAATGCATTGAGGAAGTGGAGGGACAGTTACAGAAAGGCTGTTTTAAAAGAATTTGAGAACATGGAAAAGTCAGTCAGAAACCAGCTGTTGAACCATTATGAGCGCTATTTTGACGAGGACAATAAGGACATCACAAGCATGTGGTTGAAGCTTCTGACTTGGTTCCGAATGCGATATTCAACAAAGGTTGGATCAAATCGAGTCCTTTTTCTGAAAATGATCGAAGCCACTCAAGGCCTGGCGTCACATCCTGAGAGCCGAGCGGCGTTTACTGAAACAACAAGCCATCCAGACAACGTTTTCAAATGGATGAGAATGAATTTCCCTCAGTTGAACACGCGCAAATGCAGACGCACCACGCAAGTGTGTTTAAACGAGAATGATATCGTCGTGGAAGACTTGGAAGACGGTTATTGTTCGACCTCCAACAACTGCAGACCTGAGCTGCAGAATCCAATGGCGAGTGATTTCAGTTATATATACAATTCTTTGTCGGCGATTTGTTTAAAGCCAAAGCGGGAGCAATACGACGCCTGGATTCAGTATTATCTCAAGAATACAAAACCTAAACCAAACGAAAGTATCATGCTGTCGAACGACAGTCGTAGTTGTACTACGCCACCTGAGAAAATAGACAGTGCGGACAATGAAACAAAAACAGATAATACAGAGACACAAAAACCAAAGCAGAAGAAAGTTGAGAAAATGAAAAAGTCGAAGACAACGGACATAAAAACTGCCAAGAAAACGGACATTACAACAGACAAGACAAACGAAAAGAAGTTGAAGAAAACGAAACAGTTTAGCCAAAAGGAGAACACTGCAAAGAAGAGCTTTGGTAAAAAGCTAAAACATATGCTTCGGAAAAGTATGCCTTTCCGAAAAGCTGTATCACTCAACGGGAGTGAGAGTAAAGTGTCTGATCGGGCGAATAATGTGTTACAAAAAGATGATGAAGCATTATTGCAAAACAATGACCTTGTTCAGACAGAAATTAAGGCTCCAAGTACGACTGAAGTAACCATTCACCAAGAAATAGACGTAAATGAATTTAAAGGACCAGAGAAAAAAATGAAGTGGTGGAAAAGAGTTTTCCGCAAAACAATAGCAAGATCCAAGACGTCCAGCGGTAGAAACGGTATCGACGAAGCCGTTGACGCATTGGAACCAAGAACAGACTACGACTGGACAAAGGACCCGGGTTGGCAAAACGTTCAGCCGGGTACAAGTTCCGGTTTTGTAGCCGCCGAACCCCCCACGCCTGAGGAACTCGCATTTAACGGGCGCGTATGGTCGGATACGGACTCGGACAGCGACTATGAGGATCACACATCAGACGCTGAGCGCAAGGCGAATTACGTCGACTCACTCCTTGCTCAACTGGACAATAATCATCGATCAGGGGCCGTCGGTGTAGAAAAGAACACCGCGGAAAACAGAGCCATCACCGATGCGATCTACGCGGCCTTGGATGACATCTGGGACGATGGCGACGGTGGTCTGTAA
- the LOC127871780 gene encoding uncharacterized protein LOC127871780 isoform X2, producing MSTEDRDERVSKLAIKMSALRAPPSKHFDLETVTGRVKDQYNRLGKRKTSYYINHQMWEKRPTIYQADIDKSYLSKIAKFRKELCERNLELICGASDIRPSRFYMPPPEMTITTMFEFNRQRMIEFLNPDRDLMADIVDDIPVFRFKLVSGL from the exons ATGTCTACTGAAGACAGAGACGAGCGCGTTTCCAAATTGGCTATAAAAATGTCAGCCTTGCGCGCACCGCCTTCCAAACATTTCGACCTGGAGACGGTCACAGGTCGCGTAAAAGACCAATACAACCGTTTGGGCAAACGAAAAACTTCGTATTACATCAATCACCAAATGTGGGAAAAGCGGCCAACAATTTATCAAGCAGATATAGACAAATCTTACTTGTCTAAGATTGCAAAATTCCGCAAAGAGCTGTGTGAGCGGAATCTGGAACTGATCTGTGGTGCCTCGGATATCCGGCCCTCGAGGTTTTACATGCCTCCTCCGGAGATGACAATTACCAcg ATGTTTGAGTTCAACCGTCAGAGGATGATTGAGTTTTTGAACCCTGACAGAGATCTCATGGCAGACATCGTCGATGATATTCCGGTGTTCCGATTCAAGCTCG TTAGTGGCCTCTAA